From a region of the Solanum stenotomum isolate F172 chromosome 2, ASM1918654v1, whole genome shotgun sequence genome:
- the LOC125855807 gene encoding uncharacterized protein LOC125855807, which translates to MESCSEGIKNELIDTPWLLIAANVKKDLLLSFQPMKREMEEADMAQVKPSVVSRFGKVLFYGISSICKDSLKLNSLTETTLRKMKGSFHTDVPPSYMDYVENRVVENLGLEYVQGKELYYVKLSDNLRTESIVSCKCTVAKDHNKIQLYKIELNRVRHMVADMSCLGKSSDLRLFVYTKKIKMALSDEEINEIKDLISSAILDSEVSGGLRWPLDKRRSSGGRYVVNVIGHTTAKSYRNSSIRFKFRHAN; encoded by the exons ATGGAGA GTTGCAGTGAAGGAATAAAGAATGAGCTTATAGATACACCATGGCTTTTGATTGCTGCAAATGTGAAGAAGGATTTGCTTTTGTCATTTCAACCTATGAAGCGTGAGATGGAGGAAGCTGATATGGCACAAGTAAAACCGTCTGTAGTTTCTCGTTTTGGAAAAGTTCTCTTTTATGG GATATCTTCAATTTGTAAAGATAGCCTAAAACTAAACTCATTGACTGAAACtactttgagaaaaatgaaaggATCTTTCCATACGGATGTTCCTCCTTCATATATGGATTATGTAGAAAATCGAGTAGTGGAGAATCTCGGACTAGAATATGTGCAAGGGAAAGAACTGTACTATGTTAAG CTTTCTGATAACTTGAGGACAGAATCAATTGTTTCCTGCAAATGTACTGTGGCAAAAGATCATAATAAGATTCAGCTCTATAAG attgagTTGAACCGAGTACGCCACATGGTTGCAGACATGAGCTGTCTTGGAAAGAGCTCAGACCTCAGATTGTTTGTATATACCAAGAAAATCAAGATGGCTTTATCT GATGAGGAGATAAATGAAATTAAGGATCTTATTAGTTCTGCCATTTTGGACTCAGAAGTATCGGGTGGTTTAAGATGGCCTTTAGACAAGCGTCGTTCTTCAGGGGGTCGATATGTTGTTAATGTTATTGGTCACACAACTGCAAAATCATATAGGAATTCATCAATTAGGTTTAAGTTTCGACATGCAAATTGA
- the LOC125855808 gene encoding uncharacterized protein LOC125855808: protein MTISQYFSKVKSLCDEISKLDPENAITETRMRIIIVHGLRSEYKGIIIATEPTLFELENLLANEEDLEKPLSSFTIKDEDKVLFTRRHDYKKREMERRSRPRRDQKNQHQRSQRQNKLAKGFNNRQMEKCYNCGKKGHYARDCWYNKVEGSVV from the coding sequence ATGACGATCAGTCAATACTTCTCAAAAGTAAAATCTTTATGtgatgaaatatcaaaattagaTCCTGAGAATGCTATCACGGAGACAAGAATGAGGATAATTATTGTTCATGGTCTAAGGTCGGAGTACAAAGGCATAATTATAGCCACAGAACCAACTTTATTTGAGTTGGAAAATTTGTTGGCAAATGAAGAAGATTTGGAGAAGCCATTATCAAGTTTCACTATAAAAGATGAAGATAAAGTGCTATTCACCAGAAGACACGactataaaaaaagagaaatggaGAGACGCTCACGGCCAAGAAGAGACCAAAAGAATCAACATCAAAGAAGTCAACGACAAAACAAGCTGGCAAAAGGCTTTAACAATCGACAAATGGAAAAGTGCTACAATTGTGGAAAGAAAGGACACTATGCTAGAGACTGTTGGTACAACAAAGTTGAAGGTAGTGTAGTGTAA